ATCCACCATGGGCGCTGATTTTATTGTCAGGATCGTGAAGCTCTGGAAACCTGTCTGGAGGGTTCTTACATTACAGCTCATGGATGGTATGATTGTTCCGAAAAAAGTCCTTTCAGTGTCTATAGAGAGAGGTTCCCTCTGGGTAGTATCAGGGTCAAGGTTTTTATCAAAGATCAGGGTTATGGATCTCAGGAAATACACCTTCGAAGAAGGGAAGTATCTGAGCCCCGCAAGCCTTGTTTCAACCATTTCTCTGGCTATCAAGGAACTGAGAGCCAAACATACGGGAATCACCCTGATCATTCCCAGGGACTGGGTAATTATGAGAACAGTTCAGCTTCCCTCTACCGTGAAAGAGAATATTTCTGATGTGATTACCTACGAACTCGACAGGCTTACACCCCTCAGCGCGGAAAACGCCTACTATGATTTCAGGATATCAAGCGAGCAGCCGGAAAAACTCACCATCATCGTTGTGGCCGCAAGGGCCGACTTGATTAACCAGTATCTGGATGCTCTGCGCGAAGAATCGATAGATGTGGAAAGGGTTACAGCCAGCCTCTCAAGCCTGGGCACACTCTGCAGCTATGTGGACCCGGGTAGAGATTCCATCTGCCTGGAGGTCGATTCACTCGGATACGAAGCAGGCTTGATACGCAATAACGCCATTGTATCCTCTCTTAGAGAGGGTTTTAATGAGAAGGATGAAAAATCGAACGTTGCAACCATGGTTAATTCCTTGAGAACGATCATCGCTGCGGCAGCGCAACAAGACGAAGTCCTTCCTGTCCTTGTTTACCCGGGCGGCCAGAATTATGTCGCGCTGGAAGATCAACTCGATATTCCCATCAGGATATTGAGTAATCATGACATCAAGGGCAAGATCCTCACCGACAAAGAAGATATCTCTTATACGGCAGCAGGAGGAATTCTTGAGTCTTTATGGCCCGGGGCCAGGGGCTTCAACCTCCTCGGGAAAGGGGTGCACGGAAAGACAAAGATACCCATGGCAGTCACCCTCGTCCTCCTCTTCATCCTCCTTGTCTCCTGGATCCCCTATGCCATGCTCCCCCTCCAGAGAGAAGAAAAAAGGCTTGCGGAGATCGACCGCCAGATATCGCTCCGGAAAGAAGAGGTCGGTAAAGCAGAAGCGTTGAAGAAAGAGGTACAGGCTTTGACGAACGAGATAACCGCTATCAGGGACTTCAAAGAGGCAAAACCCATGGCCCTTGTTATTCTAAAAGAGCTTACCACGATCCTGCCGAAGAGCGCGTGGCTCACGAGAATAAAAATGACAGGCACGACCATAGATATTGAGGGATACGCCGGTTCTGCTTCGGAGATACTCCCCAAACTGGAGCAATCGCAATATTTCAAAAAGGTTGAATTTACGTCACCTACTGTCAGGGATACACGATTGAATGCAGACAGGTTTGTGGTGAAAATGGAGATAGAGGGTTTCGGCAAAGAAGGAGGAGAAAAGACAAAAGATGGAAACAAGAAGTAAGATTATAAAGTTTGCCATACCTGCGATTGTTGTGCTCTTCGGTCTTGTAATATACCAGTACGGTTATATAAAGATCCGGGCAGAGATGTCCTCGGTCAGGGAGATGCAGGTGATGAAAAGCAGGACACTGGAAAAATACATAACGATCATCAGCGAGAGGCCCCTGATCGAGGCCAGGCTTGCCTCCTCGAAGGAGCAGAGGAAGGCCGACGACGCGAAGATCATAGAGGGACAGACATATTCCCTTTCCGCCAATACCCTTGAAGATATTGTCAAGGGCATCATCACAGGCAGAGGCGGCTCCATATCGAGCGAGCGGGTTGAAAAACCAGACGATCTCGGTGCGTTCAAGGTCGTCAACGTGAGCATGGACGTGGTCCTGCCTGATACGCGGGCGCTGAGCGACATCATCTACAGCATAGAGACGCGGACGCCTTATATTATTATCAAGGAGCTCGACGTGAGGGCGAGGAACATCAGGGAGCCGAGGGAGCTCATGGTAAAACTGAGAATAGCTGCACTGACAGGTGGAAAATAGGATGCGTTCTTTTCAGCGTTTTTACAAAGATGTCAATCTTCTGAACATTATTCTTTTTGTGGCAATCCTTGTGCTCGTGGTCTTTGACGTGGTCCCCCTCTTTGACATGCGTGTAAAGTTCACCCTTCCCGCGGCAAAAGTAAAGACCGCCGCGAAGCAGGAGATCCCCGTCGCATCGAATGCCCAGACGCCGTCCCCTTCCGATTACACGCTCATAGGAGAGGATAACCTTTTCCATCCTGAAAGAAGGACGCCGAAAGAGGAGAAACTCCTGCCCAAGCCCGAGCTTGTGCTCTATGGGACCATAGTCGCCGAGGGAGCCAGCGTTGCATATATAGAGGACAAGAAGTCCCCGAAGACCACGCCCGGAAGGGGGAAACGGCAGACAGCCGTCAAAAAAGGCGATGTCATAAGCGGCTTCGTCCTCAGGGAGATCGAGGCTGACAGGATAGTATTGACGAGGGGCGAGGAGACGATATCAGTATACCTTACGGACA
This region of Syntrophorhabdaceae bacterium genomic DNA includes:
- a CDS encoding PilN domain-containing protein, producing MISRADVERLSTMGADFIVRIVKLWKPVWRVLTLQLMDGMIVPKKVLSVSIERGSLWVVSGSRFLSKIRVMDLRKYTFEEGKYLSPASLVSTISLAIKELRAKHTGITLIIPRDWVIMRTVQLPSTVKENISDVITYELDRLTPLSAENAYYDFRISSEQPEKLTIIVVAARADLINQYLDALREESIDVERVTASLSSLGTLCSYVDPGRDSICLEVDSLGYEAGLIRNNAIVSSLREGFNEKDEKSNVATMVNSLRTIIAAAAQQDEVLPVLVYPGGQNYVALEDQLDIPIRILSNHDIKGKILTDKEDISYTAAGGILESLWPGARGFNLLGKGVHGKTKIPMAVTLVLLFILLVSWIPYAMLPLQREEKRLAEIDRQISLRKEEVGKAEALKKEVQALTNEITAIRDFKEAKPMALVILKELTTILPKSAWLTRIKMTGTTIDIEGYAGSASEILPKLEQSQYFKKVEFTSPTVRDTRLNADRFVVKMEIEGFGKEGGEKTKDGNKK
- a CDS encoding GspMb/PilO family protein; amino-acid sequence: METRSKIIKFAIPAIVVLFGLVIYQYGYIKIRAEMSSVREMQVMKSRTLEKYITIISERPLIEARLASSKEQRKADDAKIIEGQTYSLSANTLEDIVKGIITGRGGSISSERVEKPDDLGAFKVVNVSMDVVLPDTRALSDIIYSIETRTPYIIIKELDVRARNIREPRELMVKLRIAALTGGK